A genomic region of Gemmatimonadota bacterium contains the following coding sequences:
- a CDS encoding response regulator, with product MTDKPVPRIRSFLRELKRRKVYQVGLVYVAVGAGLTQLADAVFPALLLPDWAFRLLIVLLLFGLPIALTLAWAFDVTPEGVKRTGPAPRAAARAKARLPAAEALGRRAEAPAGRPAPGLSGLAALRAAAAAAPRFAPPPAGPGMVRAPARGAEGVPAGAAPPGSAQAQAAEVPDPDRVKRASLAHLRHELRTPINAIIGYSEMLLEDTPAAGSQELLGDLEKIRAAGKQLLSLVDSILDPSRLADGGIERELEAYGAELRHDLRTPLNAIVGYAELLIESSRETGRDGMVPDLNRILEAARTLLALLDSVVGLSAPAAAPASSELSRASAIARQVLSKIRPVSRETAAAAEIHQGRLLVVDDNPLNRDLLSRQLARQGYTVATAENGRQALETLQAGDYDLVLLDIMMPEIDGIEVLRRMKQDEALRQTPVIMISSLDEMDSVVRCIEIGAADYLSKPFDPALLGARIGACLELKRARERERAHLERLAAEQRLVENLLLSVSPRPVAERLRRGETEIAEAFEEVSVLCAGLEGLTRLAARAGPAELVRRVNELFEAYEELADRYALETVHTEGHAYLLAAGLPTPRADHADAIAGLALQMAEATASVGARYPDPIRVSMGIHTGPVVAGMVGRGRIVYALWGDGVATARELAAHGVAGSIHVSAPSYARLRERFAFESRGVVEIPGKGQMRTYLLAGPALRPA from the coding sequence ATGACCGACAAGCCGGTTCCCAGGATCAGGTCCTTTCTCCGCGAACTGAAGCGCCGCAAGGTCTATCAGGTTGGGCTGGTCTATGTGGCCGTGGGCGCAGGTCTCACGCAGCTCGCCGACGCGGTGTTCCCGGCGCTGCTCCTCCCAGACTGGGCCTTCCGCCTGCTGATCGTCCTGCTGCTCTTCGGCCTGCCCATTGCGCTGACCCTGGCCTGGGCCTTCGACGTGACGCCCGAGGGGGTGAAGCGCACGGGACCGGCGCCGCGTGCCGCCGCACGGGCGAAAGCGCGGCTCCCGGCGGCCGAAGCGCTGGGCCGCCGCGCGGAGGCGCCAGCGGGCAGGCCGGCACCAGGGCTTTCGGGGCTGGCGGCTCTGCGTGCGGCGGCAGCGGCCGCGCCAAGGTTCGCGCCGCCGCCGGCAGGTCCCGGCATGGTGCGGGCGCCGGCCCGGGGCGCGGAGGGCGTCCCTGCCGGCGCGGCGCCGCCCGGGAGTGCGCAGGCGCAGGCGGCGGAGGTGCCCGATCCGGACCGGGTGAAGCGGGCCTCGCTGGCGCACTTGCGGCATGAGCTGCGGACGCCGATCAACGCCATCATCGGCTACAGCGAGATGCTGCTCGAGGACACGCCGGCGGCCGGCTCGCAGGAGCTGCTCGGCGACCTGGAGAAGATCCGCGCGGCGGGCAAGCAGTTACTCTCGCTGGTGGATTCCATCCTGGACCCGTCCAGGCTGGCAGACGGCGGGATCGAGCGGGAACTCGAGGCTTACGGCGCTGAGCTCCGTCATGACCTGCGTACGCCGCTGAACGCCATCGTCGGCTACGCGGAACTGCTGATCGAGAGCAGCCGCGAGACGGGCCGGGACGGGATGGTGCCGGACCTGAACCGCATCCTCGAAGCAGCGCGCACGCTGCTGGCGCTGCTCGATTCCGTGGTCGGGCTCTCGGCGCCGGCAGCGGCGCCGGCCAGCTCCGAGCTGTCCCGTGCCTCCGCCATCGCGCGCCAGGTACTGTCCAAGATCCGGCCGGTGAGCCGGGAGACGGCGGCCGCGGCCGAGATTCATCAGGGACGGCTCCTGGTGGTGGATGACAACCCGCTGAACCGGGACCTGCTCTCGCGCCAGCTCGCGCGCCAGGGTTACACCGTGGCCACAGCGGAGAACGGGAGGCAGGCGCTCGAGACGCTCCAGGCCGGGGACTACGATCTGGTGCTGCTGGACATCATGATGCCGGAGATCGACGGGATCGAGGTGCTCCGGCGCATGAAGCAGGACGAGGCGTTGCGGCAGACGCCCGTGATCATGATCTCGTCACTGGACGAGATGGACAGCGTCGTGCGCTGCATCGAGATCGGCGCAGCGGACTACCTGTCCAAGCCGTTCGACCCGGCGCTGCTGGGGGCTCGCATCGGCGCGTGTCTCGAGCTGAAGCGCGCGCGCGAGCGCGAGCGCGCGCACCTCGAGCGGCTCGCGGCGGAGCAGAGGCTGGTGGAGAACCTGCTGCTGAGCGTGTCCCCCCGGCCGGTTGCCGAGCGGCTGCGGCGCGGCGAGACGGAGATCGCCGAGGCGTTCGAGGAGGTCTCGGTGCTGTGCGCCGGGCTCGAGGGGCTGACGCGGCTGGCGGCGCGGGCAGGACCGGCCGAGCTGGTACGACGGGTTAACGAGCTGTTCGAGGCCTACGAGGAGCTGGCCGATCGCTACGCCCTGGAAACCGTGCACACCGAGGGGCACGCCTACCTGCTGGCCGCCGGCCTGCCCACGCCGCGGGCCGACCACGCCGACGCCATTGCCGGCCTGGCGCTGCAAATGGCGGAGGCCACGGCAAGCGTCGGAGCTCGCTACCCCGATCCGATCCGCGTCTCCATGGGCATCCACACCGGACCGGTGGTGGCCGGCATGGTGGGGAGGGGCCGCATTGTCTACGCGCTGTGGGGCGATGGTGTTGCCACGGCGCGGG